A region from the Janthinobacterium agaricidamnosum genome encodes:
- a CDS encoding alpha/beta fold hydrolase has translation MRKICSVLSLLSCLGFVEAAEPAFSAGTIFASPAQAVREQGYVPINGIEQWITVTGAACGNPVILFIHGGPGNALSPFADAIYAPWQQNYTLVQWDQRGAGMTYAKQRPTEDIPLTVEQMRDDGIAVARYLRQHLGKDKVILMGSSWGSILGVHMAKAQPDLFHAYLGTAQVVNARDNEAGMYREVLALAQAAGDTPTVDKLAALGPPPWTDPRNFGILRRFDRKYEGLATDAPPKHWWQPAPFYATPQALADAEAADDYSYLQFIGLRGDGMFAKVDLPALGTRFDLPVFFITGEADLLTSPAIARTYFDSITAPAKGFTLVKRAGHDPNQAVLHAQWTVLRDQVVPLIH, from the coding sequence ATGCGCAAAATCTGCTCAGTACTTTCACTACTGTCCTGCCTGGGGTTTGTCGAGGCAGCCGAACCCGCTTTTTCCGCTGGCACCATCTTCGCCTCGCCCGCGCAAGCCGTGCGCGAACAGGGCTACGTGCCCATCAATGGCATCGAACAATGGATCACGGTCACGGGCGCCGCCTGCGGCAATCCCGTGATCCTGTTTATCCATGGCGGTCCCGGCAATGCCTTGAGTCCGTTTGCCGACGCCATCTATGCACCCTGGCAACAGAATTACACCCTGGTGCAGTGGGACCAGCGCGGCGCGGGCATGACCTACGCGAAACAGCGCCCGACGGAAGATATCCCCTTGACGGTGGAACAGATGCGCGACGACGGCATCGCCGTAGCCCGTTATCTGCGGCAGCACCTGGGCAAGGACAAGGTCATCTTGATGGGCAGTTCCTGGGGTTCGATCCTGGGCGTGCACATGGCCAAGGCGCAGCCGGACCTGTTCCACGCGTATCTCGGCACGGCGCAAGTGGTCAATGCGCGCGACAACGAGGCCGGCATGTACCGCGAAGTGCTTGCGCTGGCGCAAGCGGCCGGCGATACCCCTACGGTGGACAAGCTGGCAGCGCTGGGGCCGCCGCCATGGACCGATCCGCGCAACTTCGGCATCCTGCGCCGTTTCGACCGCAAATATGAGGGATTGGCAACGGATGCGCCGCCAAAACACTGGTGGCAGCCGGCGCCGTTCTACGCCACGCCGCAAGCGCTGGCCGATGCCGAGGCGGCCGATGACTACTCGTACCTCCAGTTCATCGGCCTGCGCGGCGACGGCATGTTCGCCAAGGTCGACCTGCCCGCGCTGGGGACACGCTTCGACTTGCCCGTCTTCTTCATCACGGGCGAAGCGGACTTGTTGACCTCGCCCGCCATCGCGCGCACGTATTTCGACAGCATCACGGCGCCGGCCAAGGGTTTTACCCTGGTAAAACGGGCCGGACACGACCCCAACCAGGCCGTGCTGCACGCCCAATGGACGGTCTTGCGCGACCAGGTGGTGCCGCTGATTCATTAA